The following are from one region of the Ochotona princeps isolate mOchPri1 chromosome 4, mOchPri1.hap1, whole genome shotgun sequence genome:
- the CD6 gene encoding LOW QUALITY PROTEIN: T-cell differentiation antigen CD6 (The sequence of the model RefSeq protein was modified relative to this genomic sequence to represent the inferred CDS: deleted 1 base in 1 codon), whose amino-acid sequence MAPDMRLLFMLAGLLTATLPGRPPPAPLGRPDTNSTHSKPLEPREPTQFSSVSLWRSRPRLVNGSSRCSGVVEVQLSLTWKPVCGSPPWDSRAAEAVCRVLDCGEPVLVPPTQELLWGSTGANASGAPNTTLLAVRCNSSEWQLCEVVDRPCSTEGKPVQVTCAENRVLRLVDGGSPCAGRVEMQEHGRWGTVCDDTWDLEDAHVVCRQLGCGWAIQALPGLHFSPGQGPIHRDQVNCSGNEDYLWDCPGMPGDHYCGHKEDAGVVCSEHQSWRLSGGADHCEGQVEVHFRGVWSTVCDSEWYSQEAGVLCQALGCGTVVDRPRGRPHSLAGRMYYSCKGGEPTLSDCSWRFNNSNLCSQSHAARVLCSGSRSLNNLSTSEAPASVQPASTEPSEIVKVDDKDSRELALLIPCIVLGVLLLASLVSIACILLRIKGKYALPVTMNHQYLPTTIPAGTNSYQAVPITIPKEEVPKLSIQVRAQPAEDSSSSSDSDYEHYDFSTQPPVALSTFYNSQRHRVTDEEVQQRRFQMPPLEEGLEELHVPIPAANPGHSMAGTPSLGPQSQHRSQSESSTSSGEDYCNSPSSKPQLPWSPQGFPSERNSLLEQPPNLELASPQVTCSGLPADDSSSTSSGEWYQNFQSPPQLPSVEQFGCPGPSASRPDSTDEEDYDDIGAA is encoded by the exons GTCGCCCCCCTCCAGCACCGTTGGGCCGACCGGACACCAACAGTACACACAGCAAGCCCTTGGAGCCACGTGAGCCGACCCAGTTCTCCAGCGTCAGCTTATGGAGATCAA GGCCCCGCCTGGTGAATGGGAGCAGCCGCTGCAGCGGGGTGGTGGAGGTCCAGCTGAGCTTGACCTGGAAGCCTGTGTGCGGGTCCCCGCCTTGGGACAGCCGTGCCGCTGAAGCCGTGTGCCGCGTCCTGGACTGTGGCGAGCCGGTCCTGGTCCCGCCTACCCAGGAGCTGCTCTGGGGATCCACTGGTGCAAACGCCAGCGGGGCCCCAAATACCACTTTGCTGGCGGTCCGTTGCAACAGTTCCGAGTGGCAGCTCTGTGAGGTGGTGGACCGGCCTTGCAGCACGGAAGGGAAGCCAGTCCAAGTCACCTGCGCAG agaACCGCGTGCTGCGTTTGGTGGATGGTGGGAGTCCCTGTGCTGGACGCGTGGAGATGCAAGAGCATGGCAGGTGGGGGACAGTGTGCGACGACACTTGGGACCTGGAGGATGCCCACGTGGTGTGCCGGCAactgggctgtggctgggccatcCAGGCCCTGCCCGGCCTGCACTTCAGCCCTGGCCAAGGGCCCATCCACCGGGACCAAGTGAACTGCTCCGGGAACGAGGACTACCTTTGGGACTGCCCAGGGATGCCAGGAGACCACTACTGCGGCCACAAGGAGGATGCCGGCGTAGTGTGCTCAG AGCACCAGTCATGGCGCCTGAGCGGAGGTGCCGACCACTGCGAGGGACAGGTGGAGGTGCACTTCCGAGGGGTGTGGAGCACAGTGTGTGACAGCGAGTGGTACTCCCAGGAGGCCGGTGTGCTGTGCCAGGCTTTGGGCTGCGGGACCGTGGTGGACAGGCCCAGGGGGCGGCCGCATTCGCTGGCGGGCAGGATGTACTACTCCTGCAAGGGAGGGGAGCCCACCCTTTCTGACTGTTCCTGGCGATTCAACAACTCCAACCTCTGCAGCCAGTCACACGCGGCCAGGGTCCTCTGCTCAG GTTCGCGGAGTTTGAACAACCTGTCTACTTCTGAAGCCCCTGCAAGTGTCCAGCCGGCATCCACAG AACCTTCCGAGATAGTGAAAGTGGATGACAAGGACTCCCGGGAGCTGGCACTCCTCATCCCCTGCATCGTCCTGGGAGTTCTCCTCCTTGCCTCTCTCGTCTCCATAGCCTGCATCCTCTTGAGGATCAAAGGGAAGTACG CCCTCCCTGTTACCATGAACCACCAGTACCTGCCTACCACCATCCCAGCAGGGACCAATAGTTACCAAGCGGTCCCCATCACCATCCCCAAAGAAGAAG TTCCCAAGCTGTCCATCCAGGTCCGGGCACAGCCTGCCGAGGACTCGAGTTCCAGCTCGGACTCAGACTACGAGCACTATGACTTCAGCACCCAGCCTCCCGTGGCCCTGAGCACCTTCTACA ATTCCCAGCGGCACCGGGTCACAGACGAGGAGGTCCAGCAGAGAAGGTTCCAGATGCCCCCACTCGAGGAAG gACTCGAAGAGCTGCatgtccccatcccagctgccAACCCTGGACACAGCATGGCAGGCACTCCTTCCCTTGGCCCTCAGAGTCAACACAGAAGCCAGAGCGAGTCCAGCACCTCCTCTGGGGAGGACTACTGCAACAGCCCCAGCAGCAAGCCTCAGCTGCCTTGGAGCCCTCAGGGCTTCCCTTCAGAAAGGAATTCTCTTCTGGAGCAGCCCCCAAACCTGGAGCTGGCTAGCCCCCAGGTGACTTGCTCTG GGCTCCCGGCCGATGACAGCTCCAGCACCTCCTCTGGAGAGTGGTACCAG AACTTCCAATCTCCGCCCCAGCTCCCTTCAGTGGAACAGTTTGGCTGTCCAG GGCCTTCCGCCTCTCGGCCAGACTCCACGGATGAGGAAGACTATGATGACATTGGAGCAGCTTag